A genomic window from Nicotiana sylvestris chromosome 11, ASM39365v2, whole genome shotgun sequence includes:
- the LOC104226467 gene encoding transcription factor bHLH49-like — MDMSSKNDTEQLKVNEDAGNFQLPNMSLEWQLSDTNLTNASIGMIPKSDPTVDSFYPTIWDRPTNSPNLSFYGNNVQINPSTTNPHGIAEIGSGRARGGVDRTVGMSWNPPNAMLKGGVFVPPNIGMLPQSLAQLPADSGFIERAARFSCFSGGNFSDMMNPFSIPESVKPCYRGLAPTCRSEDVFASNGLNSPSAINPQKQHMRNAVESSKDVALHREHETNKESPLKNAKKNENFGKSQGEGKEAVGLSGNESDEAECSGRQEEMEGAREESSSKGLDSKKRKRNGQDAQPDQMKGAQQPPAEHAQDQTEIQGGPNLNSTASKPGEKNSKERSQASDPPKEEYIHIRARRGQATNSHSLAERVRREKISERMKYLQDLVPGCNKVTGKAVMLDEIINYVQSLQRQVEFLSMKLATVNPQLDFNLDGLLAKDILQSQAGPSSSLVFPPDNMTMPYTSLHALQSGLLQSGFPGVGNCTDSFRRSINSHYASMSGGYKDTSSQVPNIWDDQLHNVVEMEFNSSAPLNSQDLSSLPPGQMKAEP; from the exons ATGGATATGAGTAGCAAGAATGATACTGAACAACTAAAGGTGAACGAGGATGCTGGGAATTTTCAGTTACCAAATATGTCATTAGAGTGGCAATTAAGTGACACCAACTTGACAAATGCATCCATTGGAATGATCCCTAAAAGTGATCCTACAGTAGATTCATTTTATCCCACTATTTGGGATCGACCTACTAATTCCCCAAACTTAAGTTTCTACGGTAATAATGTTCAAATTAATCCTAGCACTACAAATCCACACGGAATTGCAGAAATTGGCTCAGGCCGTGCAAGAGGTGGTGTTGATAGAACAGTTGGTATGAGTTGGAATCCACCGAATGCAATGCTGAAAGGGGGCGTGTTTGTACCGCCTAATATTGGAATGCTTCCTCAAAGCTTAGCTCAGCTTCCAGCTGATTCAGGCTTCATTGAGAGAGCTGCAAGGTTTTCGTGCTTCAGTGGAGGAAACTTCAGTGATATGATGAATCCTTTTAGCATCCCTGAGTCTGTGAAGCCTTGTTATAGGGGACTTGCGCCAACGTGCAGGTCAGAAGATGTTTTTGCAAGCAACGGATTAAACTCACCCTCTGCTATAAACCCTCAGAAGCAGCATATGAGAAATGCGGTTGAAAGTTCCAAGGATGTTGCTTTACATAGAGAGCATGAGACCAATAAAGAAAGCCCTCTCAAGAATGCGAAAAAGAATGAAAACTTTGGTAAGTCTCAGGGTGAAGGAAAAGAAGCAGTTGGATTGTCCGGAAATGAGTCTGATGAAGCTGAATGTAGTGGCCGTCAAGAGGAAATGGAAGGCGCTAGGGAGGAGTCTTCCTCAAAGGGCCTTGActcaaagaaaaggaaaagaaatggtCAG GATGCTCAACCTGATCAAATGAAGGGAGCGCAACAACCGCCAGCTGAACATGCACAAGATCAAACTGAAATTCAGGGGGGACCAAACTTGAATTCAACTGCCAGCAAACCCGGTGAAAAAAACAGTAAAGAGAGGTCTCAAGCTTCAGATCCACCTAAAGAAGAATACATACACATTCGAGCTCGACGAGGCCAGGCAACGAATAGCCATAGTCTTGCAGAAAGA GTAAGGCGAGAGAAAATCAGTGAACGAATGAAGTATCTTCAGGATCTTGTACCTGGTTGCAACAAG GTCACTGGTAAAGCTGTAATGTTGGATGAAATCATTAATTATGTACAATCTCTGCAAAGACAGGTTGAG TTCCTCTCGATGAAGCTTGCAACAGTAAACCCACAGCTAGATTTTAATCTTGATGGGCTCCTTGCAAAAGAT ATCCTCCAGTCGCAAGCAGGGCCTTCATCCTCACTTGTTTTTCCACCTGATAATATGACCATGCCTTATACTTCTTTGCATGCATTGCAATCCGGTCTGCTTCAGTCAGGTTTTCCTGGTGTGGGAAATTGTACTGATTCATTTCGTAGATCCATCAATTCCCATTACGCCTCTATGAGTGGTGGCTATAAGGATACTTCATCTCAG GTACCTAATATTTGGGATGACCAGCTACATAATGTTGTAGAGATGGAATTCAACTCAAGCGCGCCCCTCAATAGCCAGGATTTAA GTTCTCTGCCTCCTGGCCAAATGAAAGCAGAACCTTGA